ACCACGAAGCAGCAGGCCCTGGACGGGCTGCGCGCCAGGGGCCAGGACGGCATGGCGGACATGCTCTCCGGCACCGACTTCACTCCCGGGCAGGGCATCGACTTCGGCGCCGTCGGGGTCGTGGCGATCTGGGCGCTGGTGGTCTTCACCCTGGCCGGCCTGCTGATGCTGGTCGCGACCCGGCTGTCGAACCACGTCATGAACGGCACCGTCTACCGGATGCGCGAGGAGCTCCAGGCGAAGCTGTCGCGACTGCCGCTGTCGTACTTCGACCAGCAGAAGCGCGGCGAGGTGCTGAGCCGGGCCACCAACGACATCGACAACATCGGCCAGACGCTCCAGCAGACGATGGGTCAGCTGCTGAACTCGCTGCTGACGATCGTCGGCGTGCTCGCCATGATGTTCTGGATCTCGCCGCTGCTGGCGCTGGTCGCACTGCTGACCGTGCCGCTCTCGGTCTTCGTCGCGGCGAAGATCGGCAAGAAGTCGCAGCCGCAGTTCGTGGCGCAGTGGAAGACGACCGGTGCGCTGGGCGCCCACGTCGAGGAGATGTACTCGGGGCACAGCCTGGTCAAGGTCTTCGGCCGGCAGAAGGAGTCCGCGGCCGTCTTCACCGAGCAGAACGAGGCCCTCTACCGGGCCTCCTTCAAGGCGCAGCTGGTCAGCGGCATCATGCAGCCGGTGATGTTCTTCATCTCGAACATCAACTACGTGCTGATAGCCGTCGTCGGCGGGCTCCGGGTCGCCTCGGGCACCCTGTCGATCGGTGACGTGCAGGCCTTCATCCAGTACTCGCGGCAGTTCTCCATGCCGCTGACGCAGGTCGCCTCGATGGCGAACCTCGTGCAGTCCGGTGTCGCCTCGGCGGAGCGGGTCTACGAGCTGCTGGACGCGTCGGAGCAGGACGCGGACGCCGAGGTTCCGGAGCGTCCGGAGGAGCTCCGCGGCCAGGTCACCTTCGACAAGGTGGCCTTCCGCTACGAGCCGGACAAGCCGCTGATCGAGAACCTCTCGCTGTCGGTCGAGCCGGGTCACACCGTCGCGATCGTCGGCCCGACGGGCGCCGGCAAGACGACGCTCGTGAACCTGCTGATGCGGTTCTACGAGGTCACGGGCGGGGAGATCGCCCTCGACGGGGTGGACATCGCGAAGATGACGCGCGAGGAACTGCGCGCCGGCATCGGCATGGTGCTCCAGGACACCTGGCTGTTCGGCGGCACCATCGCGGAGAACATCGCCTACGGTGCCTCGCGGGAGGTCACGCGCGCCGAGGTCGAGGGGGCGGCGCGGGCCGCGCACGCGGACCGTTTCATCCGCACCCTGCCGGACGGCTACGACACCGTCCTGGACGACGAGGGCGCGGGCGTCAGCGCGGGCGAGAAGCAGCTGATCACCATCGCCCGGGCGTTCCTGTCGGACCCGGTGATCCTGGTGCTCGACGAGGCGACGAGCTCGGTGGACACCCGTACCGAGGTGCTGATCCAGAAGGCGATGGCGCGGCTCGCGCACGGCCGTACGTCCTTCGTGATCGCGCACCGGCTGTCCACGATCCGCGACGCGGACGTGATCCTGGTGATGGAGAGCGGCTCGATCGTGGAGCAGGGCACGCACGAGGAGCTGCTGGCGTCGGACGGTGCGTACGCGCGGCTGTACGCGGCGCAGTTCGCCCAGGCGGTCGTCGAGGTCGAGTAGCGCGGGCGGACGTCGGGGCCGACGGCCCGGGCCGGTCGGGGGCGCCTTCCGGGGCGCCCCCTGCCGCACTCAGTCCAGGTAGCCCCTGAGCTGATCGGCGAAGGCGTGGTCGCGGAGCTTGTTGAGGGTCTTGGACTCGATCTGGCGGATCCGTTCGCGGGTCACGCCGAAGATCCGGCCGATCTCCTCCAGGGTCCGCGGCCGCCCGTCGGCGAGCCCGTACCGGAGCTGGACGACCTTGCGTTCGCGTTCGCCGAGGGTCGACAGGACGGCTTCCAGGTGCTCGCGCAGCAGGAAGAACGCGGCCGATTCCACGGGGGAGGCGGCGTCCCCGTCCTCGATGAGGTCACCGAGGGCGACGTCGTCCTCCTCACCGACCGGCGCGTGCAGCGAGACCGGTTCCTGGGCGAGGCGGAGCACTTCCATGACCCGCTCGGGGGTCAGCTCCAGGTGGACGGCGACCTCTTCGGCGGTGGGCTCGTACCCGCGCTCCTGGAGCATGCGGCGCTGGACGCGCACGACGCGGTTGATCAGCTCGACGACGTGGACGGGCACGCGGATGGTCCGGGCCTGGTCGGCGAGGGCCCGGGACATCGCCTGCCGGATCCACCAGGTGGCGTAGGTGGAGAACTTGTACCCGCGGGCGTAGTCGAATTTCTCAACGGCCCTGATGAGCCCGAGGTTCCCCTCCTGCACGAGGTCGAGCATGGTGAGCCCGCGGCCCACGTAGCGCTTCGCGACGGAGACGACGAGCCGCAGGTTCGACTCGATGAGCCGGCGTTTGGCCATCCGCCCCATGACGACGAGCTTGTCGAGGTCCAGGGCGAGCCGGGAGTCGAGGTCGGGGGTGTTGCCGAGCTTCTCCTCGGCGAACAGCCCGGCTTCGACGCGCCGCGCGAGGTCCACCTCCTCGGCGGCGGTCAGCAGGGGGATCCTGCCTATCTCGCGGAGGTACTGCCGGAACAAATCGGCGGAGGGCCCCGCTCCGCCCCCGCCGTCGCTGTTGCTCCGCCTGCGCGGCGTGGGCACCGGATCGATCGGCTCCGGTACCTCGGGCTCTTCGTCCACGGCCTTGGCCTCCGAGGACTCGCTCACGTTCACGGTCAGGGTCCGGGTCTGCACGGGGGCGACCTCCAGGGCTCCGAGGACGGGGGCACCGCCCTCAGTGTGGGGTACGACACATCGCGGCCACGAGGGGCGTGCGAGCACTTTCTGAGTCCGGTGCGTGACCGGATGGTTACCCCCCGGCGAGAACCCCGATGCGGATCGGACGCATGTCCGAGATGATCGGCCTCATGTCTGAGTACGAAACCCACGTGACGGTGCGCTGCGCGGACGGGGCGGCCCTGGACCGCCTCGACGCCTGGGCCCGGGCGCGGGAGCTGAAGGTCACGCACATCGTGCTGGCGCGGGGCCGGATGGTGTCCCAGCCGATGCTGACGCTGCGGGACCGCACGAGCCACGAGAGCCTGGTTCCGCAGCTGCGGGCGGACGGCTTCGACCCGGTGCGCGTCAAGGTGGAGACGGTCCCGTGGACCACGGACGCGCCGGGCCCGGGCGGCGGCTACTTCGAGCACCACCTCAAGCTGCGGCTCCCGGCGGACTTCGACCGCGCGGCCCTGGAGTCCCTGGTCACCCCGCACGGCGCCCACCTGTCGTGGAACGCCGGCCGCGCCCTGCCGGGCAGCGGCCACGAGCGGTTCGTGACCCAGCGGTGGCGGGGAACGGCGGCCGGGGCGACGGCCGCGTGCGACGCCCTGGTCGCGGCGCTCGGCTCGGCCGGGCACGAGATCCGCTCCGAGGAGCGGGAGTTCGTGCTGTACGACAGCGACCTGTCGGTGGACGACGGGTGGATCGTGGAAGGGGCTGCGGCATGAGCGGCACGCAGTGGAGTCCGTCGATCCCGGGCGGGCCGGACGACCCGGCGGAACCGGCGGCCGAGCGGCTGCGGCGCACGGGCGGGAAGCCGCGCACGATGGCCACGGGGCCGGGCGCGCACGCCCCTGCCCGGGAAGCCTTCGACCCGGCGCTGAAGCACTTCGCCGAGGCCTACCGCCCGCTGGACCCGGTGATCCCGGACGCCCCGGTGCGCGAGGCCTGGTTGCGGGCCCGGCGCACCGCGATGGAGGTCGCCCTCCGGGCCGTGGGCGCCTCGGGCTGGGCCGACTCGCTCGTGCTGCGCGGCAGCATGCTGATGAGGCACTGGTTCGGCCCGGCCGCACGGGAGCCGCACGACCTGGACTTCGTGGTGGTCCCGGCGGACTGGCGGATCGAGGAGGAGCGGACCGGCCGGATGCTCGACGCCGTCGCGGCGGCTGCGGAGGAACTGGCCGGGGGCCTGGACATGCCGGCCGCGGACGCGGTCCGCGAGTACATCTGGACGTACGAGCGCGTCCCGGGCCGTCGGCTGGTGCTGCCCTGGTCCGCGCCGGGACTGCCGGGCGGGCAGGTCCAGTTGGACTTCGTCTTCAACGAGCCGCTGCCGGCGCCGCCCGAGCCGGTGGAGGTGGCGGGGGTCCCGCTGCTGGGCGCCGGCCGGGAACTCTCCCTGGCCTGGAAGCTGATGTGGCTGGCCGGCGACATGTACCCGCAGGGCAAGGACCTGTACGACGCGGTGCTGCTGGCCGAGGACCGCGTCCTGCCGTACCCGCTGCTGGAGGAGGTGTTCCGGCAGTCCGGGGAATGGGAGAGCGGCGGTGTGCACGAGCCGCCCGCCCTGGAGGTCTTCGAGTGCTTCCGTGGGACCGACTGGAGCACGTTCGAGCAGGAGTACCCGGGGATCGACACCTCGGGGGACCGCTACGCCCGGCGCCTGCTGGAGCTGCTGGCGCCGACGTTCGAGGAGGGGGCCCGATGAGCTCGTGGCGGGAGTTCGGGATGCGGAGCACGCACCTGCCGCAGGAGCCGCTGGACGACACGACCCGGGCCGCGCGGCACCTGCCGCTGACGCTGCGCCCGGTGGCCGGGGACGACGTACGGCAGCGGTCCGTCTTCGATCCGTCGCTGCGGCACAACTTCCAGGCCTACCGGGCCGGTGACCCGGTCTTCGACGACCCGGCGAAGACGGTCGCCTGGGCGCGGGCGCGGAGGGCCGCGATGGACGCCGTACTGCTGGCGGTCTCGGAGTCCGAGTGGGCAGAGGCGCTGGTGCTGCGCGGGAGCGTGCTGCTGGCGGACCGGTTCGGGGAGGCGGCGCGGGAGCCGGGAGACCTGGACTTCGTGGTGGCGCCGCACACTTGGGTGATGGAGGACGGGCGGACCAGGGCGATGCTGGACGGCATCGCCGCGGCGGCCGACGGGCGGGCCGGGATCAAGGCCTCGGGGGCGGTGTCCGAGGACATCTGGACCTACGACCGGGTGCCGGGGCGGCGCATGGTCCTGCCCTGGTCGGTGCCCGGTCTGCCGGACGGGCAGGTCCAGCTGGACTTCGTCTTCAACGAGAGGCTCGCGGAGCCGCCGGAGCCGGTCGAACTCGCCTGTGGGGCGGTGGTCCTGGCGGCGACGCCGGCCCTGTCGCTGGCCTGGAAGGTGCTGTGGCTGGTCAGCGACCGGCACCCGCAGGGCAAGGACCTGTACGACGCGGTGCTGCTGGCGGAACACTGCCACCTGCCGAACGCCCTGGTGCAGGAGGTGTTCCGGGCGGCCGGGGAGTGGCCCTACCCGAACGCGGAGCTCGGCCTGGTGCACATCGCCGACCTGGCCCCGAGCGGCTACGTCGGCGCCGAGTGGGAGCACTTCGAGGCGGAGTACCCGCACCTGGCCGGGCCCGGTGAGGAGGCGTTCATCGCGCGCCTGGTCGAGGCCCTGCGCCCGACCTTCGCGGACGCCCCCTGATCAGGCCGGCTCCACGCGGACCGCGCACACCTTGAACTCCGGCATCCGGGAGACCGGGTCGAGGGCCGGGTTGGTCAGGGTGTTGGCGCGGCCCTCGCCCGGCCAGTGGAAGGGCATGAAGACCGTGTCCGCGCGGATGGTGTCGGTGATCCGGGCCGGGGCCACCGCGCGGCCGCGGCGGGAGGTCACGGCCAGCGGGCTGCCGTCGACCGCGCCGATGCGGGCGGCGAGGCGCGGGTGGAGTTCCACGAAGGGGCCGGGGGCGGCCGCGTTGAGCTCCTCCACCCGGCGGGTCTGGGCGCCGGACTGGTACTGGGCGACCACGCGTCCCGTGGTGAGCAGCACCGGGTAGTCCGCGTCGGGGACCTCGTCGGCGTCGCGGTGGGAGACGGGGACGAAGCGGGCCCGGCCGTCCTCGGTGGCGAAGCGTTCCAGGAAGAGGCGCTCGGTCCCCGCGGAGCCCTCGGGGCAGGGCCAGAAGACGCCCTGTTCGGCCTCGATGCGGGCGTAGGTGATGCCCGAGTAGTCCGCCGGGCCGCCGGCGGAGGCCCGGCGCAGTTCCTCGAAGACCTCCTCCGGGGAGGTCGGGAAGCCCTTCTCGATGCCCATGCGGGCGGCGAGTCCGTGGAGCACGTCCAGGTCGCTGCGGACGCCCGCGGGCGGGGTCAGGGCGCGGCGGCGGAGCAGGACGCGGCCTTCGAGGTTGGTGGTGGTGCCGGTCTCCTCGGCCCACTGGGTGACCGGGAGGACCACGTCGGCGAGGGCCGCCGTCTCGGAGAGGACGACGTCGGCGACCGCGAGGAAGTCCAGGGAGCGGATGCGGTCCTCGATGTGGGCGGCGCGGGGGGCCGAGACCACCGGGTTGGAGCCCATCAGGAGCAGGGCCCGGACGTCCGTGCCGAGGGCGTCGAGGAGTTCGTAGGCGCTGCGGCCGGGGCCGGGGAGGTCGTCGGGGTCGACGCCCCAGACCTCCGCCACGTGCGCGCGGGCCGCGGGGTCGGTCAGCTTGCGGTAGCCGGGGAGCTGGTCGGCCTTCTGGCCGTGTTCGCGGCCGCCCTGGCCGTTGCCCTGCCCGGTGAGGCAGCCGTAGCCGGAGAGCGGGCGGCCGGCCCGGCCGGTGGCCAGGCAGAGGTTGATCCAGGCGCCGACGGTGTCGGTGCCCTTGGACTGCTGCTCCGGGCCGCGGGCGGTGAGGACCATGGCGGATTCCGGGGCGCAGAACATCTCGGCCGCCGCGCGGAGCTTGGGGACGGGTACGCCGGTGATGCGTTCGACCAGTTCCGGCCAGTGGGCCATGGCGGCCGCCCGGGCCTCCTCCCAGCCGGTGGTGCGCCCGGCGATGAACTCCTCGTCGGTACGGCCTTCGGCGACCACCAGGTGCAGCAGGCCCAGGGCGAGCGCGAGGTCGGTTCCCGGGCGCGGGGCCAGGTGCAGGTCGGCTTGGTCGGCGGTGCGGGTGCGGCGCGGGTCGATGACGATCAGGGTCCCGCCGTTGGCCTTGAGCTCGGTGAGGCAGCGCAGGGCGGGCGGCATGGTCTCGGCCAGGTTCGAGCCGACGAGGATCACGCAGCCGGTGCGCGGGATGTCCTCCAGCGGGAAGGGCAGCCCGCGGTCGAGCCCGAAGGCCCGCTGGTGCGCGGCGGCGGCCGAGGACATGCAGAACCGGCCGTTGTAGTCGATCTGCGAGGTGCGCAGGGCGACGCGGGCGAACTTGCCGAGCGCGTACGCCTTCTCGTTGGTGAGCCCGCCGCCGCCGAAGACCCCGACCGCGTCCGGGCCGTACGTGCGGCCCGTGCGGGCGAGGCCCTCGGCGACGGCGTCGAGGGCCTCCTCCCAGGTGGCCGGCTCCAGCTGCCCGGCGTGGGTGCGGACGAGCGGCTGGGTCAGGCGCACCCGGGAGGAGAGCAGGGCGGGGGCGGTGCGGCCCTTGCCGCACAGTGCGCCCCGGTTGACGGGGAAGTCGGCACGTTCCTCCACCGTCACGCCCGCGCCGCCCGGCTCGGGGCGCAGGTTCATCCCGCACTGCAGCGCGCAGTACGGGCAGTGCGTGGCGGTGGCGGCGGTGGCGGCGTCCGGCGTGTGCATGACGCCAGCGTGAGTCGGCGGTGTTACACCGGCCGCCACCCCGCGTTACGAGTCGGGGTGCTCTGCCTCAGCGGCCCGGTCCGGCCGCGGTGAGGCCCGGCCGGGGGCGCGGTCGCGCAGGCTCACTGGCCGGTGAGGTACTTCACGGTCAGGCCCGCCGTCCAGCCGCCGTCGACGGCGAGCTCGGCGCCCGTCATGTAGGCCAGATCCACAACAGCCACGGTTCCACACCCCTGGT
Above is a genomic segment from Streptomyces sp. NBC_01233 containing:
- a CDS encoding nucleotidyl transferase AbiEii/AbiGii toxin family protein gives rise to the protein MSSWREFGMRSTHLPQEPLDDTTRAARHLPLTLRPVAGDDVRQRSVFDPSLRHNFQAYRAGDPVFDDPAKTVAWARARRAAMDAVLLAVSESEWAEALVLRGSVLLADRFGEAAREPGDLDFVVAPHTWVMEDGRTRAMLDGIAAAADGRAGIKASGAVSEDIWTYDRVPGRRMVLPWSVPGLPDGQVQLDFVFNERLAEPPEPVELACGAVVLAATPALSLAWKVLWLVSDRHPQGKDLYDAVLLAEHCHLPNALVQEVFRAAGEWPYPNAELGLVHIADLAPSGYVGAEWEHFEAEYPHLAGPGEEAFIARLVEALRPTFADAP
- a CDS encoding RNA polymerase sigma factor, translating into MTVNVSESSEAKAVDEEPEVPEPIDPVPTPRRRSNSDGGGGAGPSADLFRQYLREIGRIPLLTAAEEVDLARRVEAGLFAEEKLGNTPDLDSRLALDLDKLVVMGRMAKRRLIESNLRLVVSVAKRYVGRGLTMLDLVQEGNLGLIRAVEKFDYARGYKFSTYATWWIRQAMSRALADQARTIRVPVHVVELINRVVRVQRRMLQERGYEPTAEEVAVHLELTPERVMEVLRLAQEPVSLHAPVGEEDDVALGDLIEDGDAASPVESAAFFLLREHLEAVLSTLGERERKVVQLRYGLADGRPRTLEEIGRIFGVTRERIRQIESKTLNKLRDHAFADQLRGYLD
- a CDS encoding molybdopterin oxidoreductase family protein, which codes for MHTPDAATAATATHCPYCALQCGMNLRPEPGGAGVTVEERADFPVNRGALCGKGRTAPALLSSRVRLTQPLVRTHAGQLEPATWEEALDAVAEGLARTGRTYGPDAVGVFGGGGLTNEKAYALGKFARVALRTSQIDYNGRFCMSSAAAAHQRAFGLDRGLPFPLEDIPRTGCVILVGSNLAETMPPALRCLTELKANGGTLIVIDPRRTRTADQADLHLAPRPGTDLALALGLLHLVVAEGRTDEEFIAGRTTGWEEARAAAMAHWPELVERITGVPVPKLRAAAEMFCAPESAMVLTARGPEQQSKGTDTVGAWINLCLATGRAGRPLSGYGCLTGQGNGQGGREHGQKADQLPGYRKLTDPAARAHVAEVWGVDPDDLPGPGRSAYELLDALGTDVRALLLMGSNPVVSAPRAAHIEDRIRSLDFLAVADVVLSETAALADVVLPVTQWAEETGTTTNLEGRVLLRRRALTPPAGVRSDLDVLHGLAARMGIEKGFPTSPEEVFEELRRASAGGPADYSGITYARIEAEQGVFWPCPEGSAGTERLFLERFATEDGRARFVPVSHRDADEVPDADYPVLLTTGRVVAQYQSGAQTRRVEELNAAAPGPFVELHPRLAARIGAVDGSPLAVTSRRGRAVAPARITDTIRADTVFMPFHWPGEGRANTLTNPALDPVSRMPEFKVCAVRVEPA
- a CDS encoding nucleotidyl transferase AbiEii/AbiGii toxin family protein; translation: MSGTQWSPSIPGGPDDPAEPAAERLRRTGGKPRTMATGPGAHAPAREAFDPALKHFAEAYRPLDPVIPDAPVREAWLRARRTAMEVALRAVGASGWADSLVLRGSMLMRHWFGPAAREPHDLDFVVVPADWRIEEERTGRMLDAVAAAAEELAGGLDMPAADAVREYIWTYERVPGRRLVLPWSAPGLPGGQVQLDFVFNEPLPAPPEPVEVAGVPLLGAGRELSLAWKLMWLAGDMYPQGKDLYDAVLLAEDRVLPYPLLEEVFRQSGEWESGGVHEPPALEVFECFRGTDWSTFEQEYPGIDTSGDRYARRLLELLAPTFEEGAR
- a CDS encoding ABC transporter ATP-binding protein is translated as MSGPGGRMMTGPAARSMDFKGSGKRLLGQIAHDRAKIWGMVAAVVGSVGCAVVGPKILGEATDLVFAGIVGREMPAGTTKQQALDGLRARGQDGMADMLSGTDFTPGQGIDFGAVGVVAIWALVVFTLAGLLMLVATRLSNHVMNGTVYRMREELQAKLSRLPLSYFDQQKRGEVLSRATNDIDNIGQTLQQTMGQLLNSLLTIVGVLAMMFWISPLLALVALLTVPLSVFVAAKIGKKSQPQFVAQWKTTGALGAHVEEMYSGHSLVKVFGRQKESAAVFTEQNEALYRASFKAQLVSGIMQPVMFFISNINYVLIAVVGGLRVASGTLSIGDVQAFIQYSRQFSMPLTQVASMANLVQSGVASAERVYELLDASEQDADAEVPERPEELRGQVTFDKVAFRYEPDKPLIENLSLSVEPGHTVAIVGPTGAGKTTLVNLLMRFYEVTGGEIALDGVDIAKMTREELRAGIGMVLQDTWLFGGTIAENIAYGASREVTRAEVEGAARAAHADRFIRTLPDGYDTVLDDEGAGVSAGEKQLITIARAFLSDPVILVLDEATSSVDTRTEVLIQKAMARLAHGRTSFVIAHRLSTIRDADVILVMESGSIVEQGTHEELLASDGAYARLYAAQFAQAVVEVE